The Vibrio gazogenes DNA segment TGTTCCACAGTGCAACACCGGCAGAAGTCACAGCGGTTGATGTGATTGGCGGTGGACGCAAAGCATTGGAACAAGCCAACCTGACGCTTGGTCTGGCGCTGGCTGAAGATGAAATCGACTATCTGGTTGAGAACTTTACCAAACTGGGCCGGAATCCAAATGACATTGAACTGATGATGTTTGCACAAGCAAACTCAGAACATTGTCGTCACAAGATTTTTAATGCGGACTGGACAATAGACGGTGTTCAACAGGAAAAATCCCTGTTTAAGATGATTAAGAATACCTATGAAACGACCCCGGATCATGTGTTATCCGCATACAAAGATAATGCCGCGGTGATGACCGGTTCGAAGGTGGGACGTTTCTTCCCGGATCCTCAGACGCGTCAGTACAACTACCATACCGAAGATACCCATATTCTGATGAAGGTGGAAACCCATAACCACCCGACAGCAATTTCGCCATGGCCCGGTGCTTCAACTGGCAGTGGCGGTGAAATTCGTGATGAGGGTGCAACCGGTATTGGTGGCAAACCGAAAGCGGGTCTGGTTGGCTTTTCGGTTTCTAACCTGCGTATTCCTCATTTTGTACAACCATGGGAGACCGATTTCGGTAAACCGGGTCGTATTGTCAATGCGTTGGATATCATGATTGAAGGGCCTTTGGGCGGTGCGGCATTTAACAATGAATTCGGTCGTCCGAATCTGTTGGGATATTTCCGTACCTACGAAGAGAAAGTGACCTCTCATGCCGGAGAAGAAATTCGTGGTTATCATAAGCCGATCATGATTGCCGGTGGCATGGGGAATATTCGCGACGCACATATTCAGAAAAAAGAAATTCCGGTCGGTGCGAGCCTGATTGTGTTGGGTGGGCCCGCGATGAACATCGGTTTAGGCGGTGGTGCGGCATCTTCTATGGCATCTGGTCAGTCGGCTGAAGATCTGGATTTTGCTTCTGTTCAACGTGAAAACCCTGAAATGGAACGACGTTGTCAGGAAGTGATTGACCGTTGCTGGCAGTTGGGAGAAAACAACCCGATTGCATTTATTCATGATGTCGGTGCCGGTGGTATTTCGAATGCGTTGCCGGAGTTGGTCAATGACGGAGAGCGCGGTGGTAAATTCCAGTTGCGTGATGTGCCGAATGACGAGCCGGGGATGAGCCCGCTGGAAATCTGGTGTAATGAATCACAGGAGCGTTATGTTTTAGCGGTTGCGCCTGAACATATGGCAACCTTTGATGCAATCTGTCGTCGTGAGCGTGCCCCTTATGCGGTTGTCGGAACCGCGACGGAAGAGCGTCATTTGACACTGGAAGACTCACACTTTAACAACACACCGATTGATATGCCGATGGATATTCTGTTGGGTAAACCACCGAAAATGCATCGTGAAGCCACAACACAGAAAGTTCAAGGTTCCGCTTTGGATCGCAGTGGTATTGAGTTAAATGAAGCGGTTGAACGTGTCCTGCGCTTACCCGCAGTGGCTGAAAAAACGTTCCTGATTACCATTGGTGACCGTTCTGTTACCGGGATGGTGGCACGCGATCAGATGGTCGGTCCGTGGCAAATTCCGGTCGCCAACTGTGCAGTCACCACGGCAAGTTTTGATACCTATTGTGGTGAAGCGATGTCGATGGGTGAGCGTACACCTGTCGCGCTGCTCGACTTTGCTGCGTCAGCCCGTCTGGCGGTTGCTGAGTCGTTGACCAATATTGCGGCAACTGCGATTGGCGATCTGAAACACATTAAATTATCGGCCAACTGGATGTCTCCGGCTGGCCACCCGGGCGAAGATGCCGGATTGTATGAAGCGGTTAAAGCGGTCGGTGAAGAGTTATGTCCGGCCCTTGGTCTGACGATTCCGGTTGGTAAAGACTCGATGTCAATGAAGACCAAATGGGATGAAGCTGACGGTGAACAGAAAGAAGTGACGTCGCCATTGTCTCTGGTGATTACGGCTTTTGCCCGGGTTGAAGATGTTCGTAAGACGGTCACCCCCCAACTTCGCACGGATTTAGGGGAGACCCGACTGATTGCGATAGATTTGGGGAATGGTAAAAATCGCCTTGGCGCAACCGCATTAGCACAGGTATACAAGCAGCTTGGTGATCAACCGGCTGACGTTGATGATGCCATGCAACTAAAAGGCTTCTTTGAAGCCATGCAGGTATGTGTCCGCACCAACAAACTGCTGGCATACCATGATAAAGGCGATGGTGGTTTGTTGGTCACATTGGCTGAGATGGCGTTTGCCGGTCACTGTGGTGTGAATGTTGACATTGCTACACTGGGAGATGACGTTCTCTCTGTGCTGTTTAACGAAGAGTTGG contains these protein-coding regions:
- the purL gene encoding phosphoribosylformylglycinamidine synthase → MRIFRGSPALSEFRVNKLLERCRELRLPVTGIYAEFMHFADLTADLDRQETEKLEKLLTYGPTIEEHQPEGLLLLVTPRPGTISPWSSKSSDIAHNCGLDKVKRLERGTAYYIESSTPLTEAEQTALQALLHDRMMEVVFTDLASAASLFHSATPAEVTAVDVIGGGRKALEQANLTLGLALAEDEIDYLVENFTKLGRNPNDIELMMFAQANSEHCRHKIFNADWTIDGVQQEKSLFKMIKNTYETTPDHVLSAYKDNAAVMTGSKVGRFFPDPQTRQYNYHTEDTHILMKVETHNHPTAISPWPGASTGSGGEIRDEGATGIGGKPKAGLVGFSVSNLRIPHFVQPWETDFGKPGRIVNALDIMIEGPLGGAAFNNEFGRPNLLGYFRTYEEKVTSHAGEEIRGYHKPIMIAGGMGNIRDAHIQKKEIPVGASLIVLGGPAMNIGLGGGAASSMASGQSAEDLDFASVQRENPEMERRCQEVIDRCWQLGENNPIAFIHDVGAGGISNALPELVNDGERGGKFQLRDVPNDEPGMSPLEIWCNESQERYVLAVAPEHMATFDAICRRERAPYAVVGTATEERHLTLEDSHFNNTPIDMPMDILLGKPPKMHREATTQKVQGSALDRSGIELNEAVERVLRLPAVAEKTFLITIGDRSVTGMVARDQMVGPWQIPVANCAVTTASFDTYCGEAMSMGERTPVALLDFAASARLAVAESLTNIAATAIGDLKHIKLSANWMSPAGHPGEDAGLYEAVKAVGEELCPALGLTIPVGKDSMSMKTKWDEADGEQKEVTSPLSLVITAFARVEDVRKTVTPQLRTDLGETRLIAIDLGNGKNRLGATALAQVYKQLGDQPADVDDAMQLKGFFEAMQVCVRTNKLLAYHDKGDGGLLVTLAEMAFAGHCGVNVDIATLGDDVLSVLFNEELGAVVQVHEHDVDAVLDILAQQGLQDCTHVIGTVEASDRFVVTHQDQVVYERSRTELRTIWAETTYQMQALRDNPDCAQQEFAAKKDNADPGLNVHLSYDIHEDVAAPFVNTGARPRMAVLREQGVNSHVEMAAAFERAGFDAIDVHMSDVLSGRITLAEYQGLVACGGFSYGDVLGAGEGWAKSILFNTQARDMFEGFFNRQDTFALGVCNGCQMLSNLRDLIPGADLWPRFVRNESERFEARFSLVEVQPSDSVFFSDMAGSRMPIAVSHGEGRVEVRDNAHLAAIEQSGTVAIRYVDNYGQATQQYPNNPNGSPNAITGLTTTDGRVTIMMPHPERVFRTVVNSWHPDSWGENGAWMRMFQNARKNLG